A genomic window from Luteolibacter sp. LG18 includes:
- a CDS encoding Minf_1886 family protein, which yields MQPVQFEQAVLAIVGRDKRYEPHGFFFLKDALDFTLKRVADGNTGSARHVSGQELLDGFRDLALDQFGPMGATLMGEWGIRECSDVGEMVFLLIEEGMFGKQDSDSKEDFTGKFTLSEALTHPFLPKRLIPAVKPTPTKKVRK from the coding sequence ATGCAACCGGTGCAGTTCGAACAAGCGGTCCTGGCGATCGTTGGACGCGACAAGCGTTACGAGCCCCACGGCTTCTTCTTCCTGAAGGACGCACTGGATTTCACACTCAAGCGGGTCGCCGACGGGAACACCGGCAGCGCCCGCCACGTGAGCGGCCAGGAGCTGCTCGATGGCTTCCGGGACCTCGCCCTGGACCAATTCGGCCCGATGGGAGCCACCCTCATGGGCGAATGGGGCATCCGCGAGTGCAGCGACGTGGGCGAAATGGTCTTCCTGCTGATCGAGGAAGGCATGTTCGGCAAACAGGACTCCGATTCGAAGGAGGACTTCACCGGCAAGTTCACCCTCTCCGAGGCCCTCACCCACCCGTTCCTGCCGAAGCGCCTGATCCCCGCGGTCAAGCCGACCCCGACCAAGAAGGTCCGGAAGTAA
- a CDS encoding endonuclease/exonuclease/phosphatase family protein: MNAARTRRRLGWALVGASLGLHFVTMFAFSRQPDRLAAFTVAPIWIWGLIGLALSCSAFLFLRASLSLIVTGIWAVTVLLFADEAQVLVNLAKQAPAPGAAAPYKGQPVVRVMTINCAHSEFGNPVPDIAAWQPDVVLLQEVSPAEVKSVADALYDGHGDYRFHESNGIVTRWKIKREVRNPAFREQQLTLLTPTGREIEVVNIHLTSAATDLRLWNRSAWRTHREVRQARRQELSTALQLLEQTAPFPSRPTLLGGDFNSPASDPVHLLLARDFTDAFSAAGTGWGDTFQRRVPILRLDCLYSTHQLKAVRCQAVTSRNTDHRLVVADFLLLNG, encoded by the coding sequence ATGAATGCCGCCCGCACCCGCCGCCGTCTTGGATGGGCCCTGGTGGGTGCGTCGCTGGGCTTGCATTTCGTGACCATGTTCGCCTTTTCCCGCCAGCCGGACCGGCTGGCGGCCTTCACGGTGGCACCGATTTGGATCTGGGGACTGATCGGACTGGCCCTGTCGTGCAGCGCCTTCCTGTTTCTCCGCGCCTCCCTGTCGCTGATCGTCACCGGGATCTGGGCGGTCACCGTCCTCCTTTTCGCGGATGAGGCCCAGGTGCTGGTGAACCTCGCCAAGCAAGCCCCCGCTCCCGGGGCCGCGGCCCCCTACAAGGGCCAGCCGGTGGTCCGCGTCATGACCATCAATTGCGCCCACAGTGAGTTCGGGAACCCCGTGCCGGACATCGCCGCCTGGCAACCGGATGTCGTCCTGCTTCAGGAGGTGTCGCCCGCCGAGGTCAAAAGCGTGGCGGACGCCCTCTACGACGGCCATGGCGATTACCGGTTCCACGAATCGAACGGCATCGTCACCCGCTGGAAAATCAAGCGCGAGGTGCGGAATCCCGCCTTCCGGGAGCAGCAGCTCACCCTGCTGACTCCCACTGGCCGGGAGATCGAGGTCGTGAACATCCACCTCACCAGCGCCGCCACCGACCTGCGCCTATGGAATCGCTCGGCCTGGCGCACGCACCGCGAGGTCCGCCAGGCCCGCCGCCAGGAGCTTTCCACAGCGCTGCAATTGCTGGAACAAACGGCCCCCTTCCCCAGCCGTCCGACCCTCCTCGGGGGCGACTTCAATTCCCCCGCCAGCGACCCGGTCCACCTGCTGCTGGCGCGGGACTTCACCGATGCCTTTTCCGCCGCCGGCACCGGCTGGGGGGACACCTTCCAGCGCCGGGTCCCGATCCTCCGCCTGGACTGCCTCTACTCCACCCACCAGCTCAAAGCGGTCCGCTGCCAGGCCGTCACCAGCCGGAATACCGATCATCGCCTGGTGGTGGCAGACTTTCTGCTTCTCAACGGGTAA
- a CDS encoding YbaB/EbfC family nucleoid-associated protein — protein MNIQKLMKQAQQMQAGLAAKQEELAQRTVEASVGGGKVTVVSTCAGDVLSIKIDPSVVDPSDVEFLQDLVLKGVQEAVNKGKEFAAAEMKKLTGGLGIPGL, from the coding sequence ATGAACATCCAGAAACTCATGAAACAAGCCCAGCAGATGCAGGCCGGGCTTGCCGCCAAGCAGGAAGAACTCGCCCAGCGCACCGTCGAGGCCAGCGTCGGCGGCGGCAAGGTGACCGTGGTGTCCACCTGCGCCGGTGACGTGCTCTCGATCAAGATCGACCCGTCCGTCGTCGATCCGTCCGATGTCGAGTTCCTCCAGGACCTCGTGCTCAAGGGCGTCCAGGAAGCCGTCAACAAGGGCAAGGAATTCGCCGCCGCTGAAATGAAGAAGCTCACCGGCGGCCTGGGCATCCCGGGACTCTGA
- the dnaX gene encoding DNA polymerase III subunit gamma/tau — protein sequence MSYQVFARKYRPKTFDDVLGQDHVVRTLRNAIEQKRLAHAYLFVGPRGTGKTSTARILAKALNCTGGPKADFNPDEDVCVEIAEGRSLDVLEIDGASNNGVEQVRDLRESVRFAPARGQFKIYYIDEVHMLSNAAFNALLKTLEEPPPHVKFIFATTEANKILPTILSRCQRFDLRPIPTELIAKHLLHIAREENVKLDDAAAWAVAKGADGGMRDAQSMLDQLVAFCGDHITEANVLDVFGFTSREKVAQLASALLARQTAAALSLIQKEAESGRELGQLLGELVGAMRALLVAKLDSSADGDGIPAELWQSLLAAADPYPADRILSAIDVFAETEGRMKWSTNKRLHFELGLIKAVQVLGEVRLSDVIKVLAKGADAIGDAGFPVPAPAATAIPAVPVAPPPAPDRKSEPEPEPAPVFEPEPAPEPVYEPAYEAPPIREPEPEPPPVAKVWEPEVESDFPAPVSSVPKRTHDAITSRFDSLIAAAPEHSEPPPPLVEPPPFKSAEPAAPPEPPKPARPQADESFHRDPLIEHALTALEGRVVG from the coding sequence GTGAGCTACCAGGTCTTCGCCCGCAAATACCGTCCCAAAACCTTCGATGACGTCCTCGGGCAGGACCACGTCGTCCGCACCCTGCGCAATGCCATCGAGCAAAAGCGCCTCGCCCACGCCTACCTCTTCGTCGGCCCGCGCGGCACCGGCAAGACCTCGACCGCCCGCATCCTGGCCAAGGCCCTGAACTGCACCGGCGGCCCGAAGGCGGACTTCAATCCGGACGAGGACGTATGCGTCGAGATCGCCGAAGGCCGCTCGCTGGACGTCCTGGAAATCGACGGTGCCTCGAACAACGGCGTCGAGCAGGTCCGCGACCTCCGCGAGTCCGTCCGCTTCGCCCCGGCCCGCGGCCAGTTCAAGATCTACTACATCGACGAGGTCCACATGCTCAGCAACGCGGCCTTCAACGCCCTGCTGAAGACCCTCGAGGAGCCGCCGCCGCACGTGAAGTTCATCTTCGCCACCACCGAGGCGAACAAGATCCTGCCGACCATCCTGTCCCGCTGCCAGCGGTTCGACCTGCGCCCGATCCCGACCGAGCTGATCGCCAAGCACCTGCTGCACATCGCCCGCGAGGAAAACGTGAAGCTCGATGACGCCGCGGCCTGGGCCGTGGCGAAGGGCGCGGACGGCGGCATGCGCGATGCCCAGTCGATGCTCGACCAGCTCGTGGCTTTCTGCGGTGACCACATCACCGAGGCGAACGTCCTCGACGTGTTCGGTTTCACCTCCCGCGAAAAGGTCGCCCAGCTCGCCTCCGCGCTGCTGGCCCGCCAGACCGCGGCCGCGCTTTCGCTGATCCAGAAGGAAGCCGAATCCGGCCGCGAGCTCGGCCAGCTCCTCGGTGAACTCGTCGGCGCGATGCGCGCCCTGCTGGTCGCGAAGCTCGATTCCTCCGCCGATGGCGATGGTATCCCGGCCGAGCTGTGGCAGAGCCTGCTCGCCGCGGCCGACCCCTACCCGGCGGACCGGATCCTCTCCGCCATCGACGTCTTCGCCGAAACCGAGGGCCGCATGAAGTGGTCCACGAACAAGCGCCTCCATTTCGAACTCGGCCTGATCAAGGCCGTGCAGGTCCTTGGCGAAGTCCGCCTGTCCGACGTGATCAAGGTGCTCGCCAAAGGAGCCGATGCCATCGGCGACGCCGGATTCCCGGTTCCCGCCCCGGCAGCCACCGCCATCCCGGCGGTCCCCGTCGCTCCGCCCCCGGCACCCGACCGGAAATCGGAACCAGAGCCCGAGCCCGCCCCTGTCTTCGAACCCGAGCCCGCTCCGGAGCCGGTTTACGAGCCCGCCTACGAGGCCCCGCCCATCCGCGAACCCGAGCCGGAACCACCGCCCGTGGCCAAGGTCTGGGAACCGGAAGTCGAAAGCGACTTCCCGGCCCCGGTTTCCTCGGTGCCGAAGCGCACTCACGATGCCATCACCAGCCGCTTCGATTCCCTGATCGCCGCGGCCCCCGAACACAGCGAGCCGCCTCCGCCACTGGTCGAGCCGCCGCCGTTCAAATCCGCCGAACCGGCGGCTCCGCCCGAGCCACCGAAGCCCGCCCGCCCGCAAGCGGACGAAAGCTTCCACCGCGATCCGCTCATCGAACACGCCCTCACCGCCCTCGAAGGCCGGGTGGTGGGCTAA
- a CDS encoding GAF domain-containing protein, producing the protein MRIPERDEKQRLYEDARLRISGLTAGEPDRIARMAGIVSVLHGLMPHYYWTGFYRVLGGGLVIGPYQGTVGCARIAWGRGVCGAAWQTGETQVVADVHAFPGHIACDALSESEIVVPVRDRDGRIVAVFDVDSTLPGAFDDIDRIGLEWIFSAWGE; encoded by the coding sequence ATGCGAATTCCCGAACGCGATGAAAAACAACGGCTTTACGAGGACGCCCGGCTGCGGATCAGCGGCCTGACCGCCGGGGAACCGGACCGGATCGCGCGGATGGCGGGCATTGTTTCGGTCCTCCACGGGCTGATGCCGCACTATTACTGGACGGGATTCTACCGCGTCTTGGGCGGCGGGCTGGTGATCGGGCCGTATCAGGGCACGGTCGGCTGCGCACGGATCGCCTGGGGCCGGGGCGTGTGCGGGGCGGCATGGCAGACCGGCGAGACACAGGTGGTGGCGGACGTCCACGCGTTCCCGGGCCACATCGCGTGCGACGCGCTTTCGGAAAGCGAGATCGTGGTGCCAGTGCGGGACCGGGATGGCCGGATCGTGGCGGTGTTCGATGTCGATTCGACCCTGCCCGGCGCGTTCGATGACATCGACCGGATTGGCCTTGAATGGATCTTCTCGGCGTGGGGGGAGTGA
- a CDS encoding glycoside hydrolase family 75 protein, which translates to MSDRKDSNHISGVKRRQVGQFGKTAPRWALLLFVLGLVAAGFLFTPVPGKIKRGLREVFAPKGGPVGKSQQEVEELLQREGDRIRAEKDAEAQREIDDLRKDLEAARKVTSRPDTPVNPPQNQVPDEPLGPETDVRQLRSGIPFKVELKFDHGTLASKERVTPDSYAALYTLSVRLPAPAKTLAELQTSNPKLGAMLPGLEEILKKGEVSKWYYTLYDNKTARIKRDATALNELLTKHNLFDCETILNLKTEAGRRAMLLQADMDVVSDGSDGDRLPTMPEEIVNSPNYQPFTSYGWAKKSQVPNPIVAGWERRVTAGEKELADKNTTADRKKWLKSRIAMLKRGITDMKGRSFLIAEYDPFIVIPINILGATGDPFAPNVGDYALVIYGDKILPAIVGDGGPNYKVGEASLRIAKELNVRATPYNRPVSDLKVTYLVFPGTRETAGPPDYDAWRSKCDALVKEFGGLGESYKIGEWKNLLAPPQPPPVVVPPGGQPVPTLPGGAQPPAPTAPAVPSSPRPGPAIPPTTTPSANPAPAPPSVPPGVTAPKPSGN; encoded by the coding sequence ATGTCCGACCGGAAGGATTCCAACCACATCTCAGGAGTGAAGCGCCGGCAGGTCGGCCAGTTCGGCAAGACCGCGCCGCGCTGGGCGCTGCTGCTGTTCGTGCTCGGGCTGGTGGCGGCGGGGTTCCTGTTCACTCCGGTGCCCGGGAAGATCAAGCGGGGCCTGCGCGAGGTGTTCGCGCCCAAGGGCGGACCGGTCGGTAAATCCCAGCAGGAGGTCGAGGAACTGCTTCAGAGGGAAGGGGACCGCATCCGTGCCGAGAAGGACGCCGAGGCCCAGCGGGAGATCGACGATCTCCGCAAGGATCTGGAGGCCGCCCGCAAGGTGACATCCCGCCCGGACACGCCGGTGAATCCGCCGCAGAACCAGGTGCCGGACGAGCCGCTGGGGCCGGAAACCGATGTCCGCCAGTTGCGGTCCGGGATTCCCTTCAAGGTCGAGCTGAAGTTCGATCACGGCACGCTGGCCTCGAAGGAGCGGGTGACGCCGGACAGCTATGCCGCGCTCTACACCTTGAGCGTGCGCCTGCCCGCTCCGGCCAAGACCTTGGCGGAGCTCCAGACTTCGAACCCGAAGCTCGGTGCGATGCTGCCGGGGCTGGAGGAGATCCTGAAAAAGGGTGAGGTCTCGAAGTGGTACTACACCCTTTACGACAACAAGACCGCCCGCATCAAACGGGACGCCACCGCGCTCAATGAACTGCTGACCAAGCACAACTTGTTCGACTGCGAAACGATCCTGAACCTCAAGACCGAGGCCGGTCGCCGCGCGATGCTGCTGCAGGCGGACATGGACGTGGTGTCGGATGGCTCGGATGGCGACCGCCTGCCGACGATGCCGGAGGAGATCGTCAATTCCCCGAACTACCAGCCATTCACCAGCTACGGTTGGGCGAAAAAGTCCCAGGTTCCGAACCCGATCGTGGCCGGCTGGGAGCGCCGCGTGACCGCCGGTGAAAAGGAGCTGGCGGACAAGAACACCACCGCCGACCGCAAGAAGTGGCTGAAGAGCCGCATCGCCATGCTCAAGCGCGGGATCACGGACATGAAGGGCCGCTCGTTCCTGATCGCCGAATACGATCCGTTCATCGTGATCCCCATCAATATCCTCGGGGCCACCGGCGATCCCTTCGCGCCGAACGTCGGCGACTACGCGCTGGTGATCTACGGGGACAAGATCCTGCCCGCGATCGTGGGCGACGGCGGGCCGAACTACAAGGTGGGCGAGGCCTCGCTGCGGATCGCCAAGGAGCTGAACGTGAGGGCCACGCCCTACAACCGTCCGGTATCCGACCTGAAGGTGACCTACCTGGTGTTTCCGGGAACCCGCGAGACGGCCGGTCCGCCGGATTACGATGCGTGGCGTAGCAAGTGCGATGCTCTCGTGAAGGAGTTCGGCGGCCTCGGGGAAAGTTACAAGATTGGCGAGTGGAAGAACCTGCTCGCGCCGCCCCAACCGCCACCGGTGGTGGTGCCACCCGGCGGCCAGCCGGTGCCGACCTTGCCGGGAGGGGCGCAGCCACCCGCGCCGACGGCTCCGGCGGTGCCCTCGTCGCCGAGACCGGGACCGGCGATTCCGCCGACCACCACGCCTTCGGCAAACCCGGCTCCGGCACCGCCATCGGTGCCACCGGGTGTGACCGCGCCGAAACCGAGCGGGAATTGA
- a CDS encoding aminotransferase class IV, which translates to MERQIWCDDGLIAAEDLRISPFDRGLTVGLGLFETILAVNGRPVFLERHLARHRVGCGRLGWEMPVLEKVAVAIRTVVEANGLSAGRARVRLFQTAGEGGLDDCAAGLYRKFLVSAVPAAPALENVSVTFSKWPRNERSALAGLKCASYAENLLALAEARRQGYDEVYFLTTRGDVCETATANLFVVKGGRITTPPLAAGCLPGVTRGWLLESGPELGLEVSEDRVTRNDLLDADEVFLTSATRGPVPVSRLDGREYGPAPASARCREAWEQAVQRKD; encoded by the coding sequence ATGGAGCGGCAGATATGGTGCGATGACGGGCTGATCGCGGCGGAGGATCTCCGGATCTCCCCGTTTGACCGTGGGCTGACCGTGGGACTCGGCTTGTTTGAGACCATTCTGGCGGTGAACGGGCGGCCGGTGTTCCTGGAGCGACATCTGGCCCGGCATCGCGTGGGTTGCGGGCGTCTGGGCTGGGAAATGCCTGTACTGGAAAAAGTAGCAGTGGCGATTCGCACGGTGGTCGAGGCGAACGGTTTGAGCGCTGGAAGGGCGCGCGTGCGCCTGTTCCAGACCGCCGGGGAAGGGGGCTTGGACGATTGTGCCGCTGGCTTGTATCGCAAGTTTCTTGTGAGCGCGGTTCCGGCGGCCCCAGCATTGGAGAACGTGAGTGTCACTTTCTCGAAATGGCCGCGCAACGAGCGCTCGGCGCTGGCGGGCTTGAAATGCGCCTCCTACGCCGAGAACCTGCTGGCGCTGGCGGAGGCCCGCCGCCAGGGCTACGACGAGGTCTATTTCCTCACGACCCGCGGCGATGTCTGCGAGACCGCCACCGCCAACCTCTTCGTGGTGAAGGGCGGGCGGATCACCACGCCGCCGCTGGCCGCCGGATGCCTGCCGGGCGTCACCCGCGGGTGGCTGTTGGAGAGCGGCCCGGAACTCGGGCTCGAGGTCAGCGAGGACCGGGTGACCCGGAACGATCTATTGGACGCGGACGAGGTGTTTCTAACGTCCGCCACCCGCGGGCCGGTGCCGGTTTCCCGCCTGGACGGCCGGGAATACGGACCTGCCCCGGCCTCGGCCCGGTGCCGGGAGGCCTGGGAACAGGCGGTCCAACGAAAGGATTAG
- a CDS encoding sugar phosphate isomerase/epimerase: MPRPVTLFTGQWADLPLEKLAALAQQMGYEGLELACWGDHFDVEAAASSATYVKEKWELLADHGLTCFAISNHLVGQAICDNIDERHQSILSEEIWGDGSPEGVRQRAAQNMATAAKAARAFFNAKPGRQGKDDFPAVVNGFTGSSIWHSIYAFPPTTQAYYEKGFQDFAKRFLPILDTFEQNDVNFALEVHPTEIAFDIVSAQRAIEAVGGHKRFGFNFDPSHLGYQGVDYVKFIRTFGSRIFHCHVKDAWWGHGDGSVGVFGGHTDFGDARRFWDFRSPGRGDVKFEDVIVALNDVGYQGPLSVEWEDIRMDRVHGGTEAAAFVRKIDFAPSNVAFDAAFDKAKQ; encoded by the coding sequence ATGCCACGCCCTGTCACACTCTTCACCGGCCAGTGGGCCGACCTGCCCCTCGAAAAGCTCGCCGCTCTCGCGCAGCAAATGGGCTATGAAGGCCTCGAACTCGCCTGTTGGGGCGACCATTTCGACGTTGAAGCCGCCGCGTCCTCCGCGACCTATGTCAAAGAGAAGTGGGAACTGCTGGCCGACCACGGCCTGACCTGCTTCGCGATCTCGAACCACCTCGTGGGTCAGGCGATCTGCGACAACATCGACGAGCGCCACCAGTCGATCCTGTCCGAGGAGATCTGGGGTGACGGTTCCCCGGAAGGTGTCCGCCAGCGTGCGGCCCAGAACATGGCCACCGCCGCGAAGGCCGCCCGCGCGTTCTTCAACGCCAAGCCGGGCCGCCAGGGCAAGGACGACTTCCCGGCCGTGGTGAACGGTTTCACCGGCTCCTCGATCTGGCACTCGATCTACGCCTTCCCGCCGACCACGCAGGCCTATTACGAGAAGGGCTTCCAGGATTTCGCAAAGCGCTTCCTGCCGATCCTCGACACCTTCGAGCAGAACGACGTGAACTTCGCCCTCGAGGTGCACCCGACCGAGATCGCCTTCGACATCGTCTCCGCCCAGCGCGCGATCGAGGCCGTGGGCGGCCACAAGCGTTTCGGCTTCAACTTCGACCCGTCCCACCTCGGCTACCAGGGCGTGGACTACGTGAAGTTCATCCGCACCTTCGGCAGCCGCATCTTCCACTGCCACGTGAAGGACGCGTGGTGGGGCCATGGCGACGGCAGCGTGGGTGTCTTCGGCGGCCACACCGATTTCGGCGACGCCCGCCGTTTCTGGGACTTCCGTTCCCCGGGTCGCGGTGACGTGAAATTCGAGGACGTCATTGTCGCCCTCAACGACGTGGGCTACCAAGGCCCGCTCTCCGTCGAGTGGGAGGACATCCGCATGGATCGCGTCCACGGTGGCACGGAGGCCGCGGCCTTCGTCCGTAAGATCGATTTCGCGCCGAGCAATGTCGCGTTCGACGCGGCCTTCGACAAGGCGAAGCAGTAA
- a CDS encoding Gfo/Idh/MocA family oxidoreductase, with translation MSRKIRMGMVGGGRGAFIGAVHRMAANLDGQIELVCGAFSSDPQRSKDSGADFFLPANRCYPDWKTMIESEAKLPEGERMDFVAIVTPNHVHFPPAKYALENGFHVLSDKPATFDLAEAKELQGIVEKSGQLYGLTHNYTGYPLVKEARDMIAAGKLGKIRKVVVEYPQGWLSSRVEESGQKQAAWRTDPSKSGAAGCIGDIGTHAENLAEYITGLEIEELAADITAFVPGRQLDDDGNVLLRFKGGAKGVLHASQISAGEENNLNIRVYGELGGLEWRQMEPNTMIVKWLDKPTEIYRTGLGYLGKNAAAAARIPAGHPEGYLEAFANIYRNFAGHIRATLEGREIAKDEPILDYPKIADGVRGMAFINAVVASSQANATWTPLD, from the coding sequence ATGAGCCGTAAAATTCGCATGGGCATGGTCGGCGGTGGCCGCGGTGCCTTCATCGGCGCCGTGCATCGCATGGCTGCCAATCTCGACGGGCAGATCGAACTGGTCTGCGGTGCTTTCTCCTCCGATCCGCAGCGCTCGAAAGACTCCGGCGCGGATTTCTTCCTGCCGGCGAATCGTTGTTATCCGGACTGGAAGACGATGATCGAGTCCGAGGCCAAGCTGCCGGAAGGCGAGCGCATGGACTTCGTGGCGATCGTCACCCCGAACCACGTCCATTTCCCGCCGGCGAAATACGCGCTGGAGAACGGTTTCCACGTCCTGTCCGACAAGCCCGCGACCTTCGACCTCGCCGAGGCCAAGGAACTCCAGGGCATCGTCGAGAAGTCCGGCCAGCTCTACGGCCTGACCCACAACTACACCGGCTATCCGCTGGTGAAGGAAGCGCGCGACATGATCGCCGCGGGCAAGCTCGGCAAGATCCGCAAGGTGGTGGTCGAGTATCCCCAGGGTTGGCTGTCCAGCCGCGTCGAGGAGAGCGGCCAGAAGCAGGCCGCGTGGCGCACCGATCCGAGCAAGAGCGGCGCCGCCGGTTGCATCGGTGACATCGGCACGCACGCCGAGAACCTCGCCGAATACATCACCGGCCTGGAGATCGAGGAACTCGCTGCCGACATCACCGCCTTCGTGCCGGGCCGCCAGCTTGATGACGATGGCAACGTGCTGCTCCGTTTCAAGGGCGGCGCGAAGGGCGTGCTCCACGCGTCCCAGATCTCCGCGGGCGAGGAGAACAACCTCAACATCCGCGTCTACGGCGAACTCGGCGGCCTTGAATGGCGCCAGATGGAGCCGAACACGATGATCGTGAAGTGGCTCGACAAGCCGACCGAGATCTACCGCACCGGCCTCGGCTACCTTGGCAAGAACGCCGCCGCCGCCGCCCGCATCCCGGCCGGTCACCCCGAGGGCTATCTCGAGGCCTTCGCGAACATCTACCGCAATTTCGCCGGCCACATCCGCGCCACGCTGGAAGGCCGTGAAATCGCCAAGGATGAGCCCATCCTCGATTACCCGAAGATCGCCGACGGTGTCCGCGGCATGGCGTTCATCAACGCCGTGGTCGCGTCCTCCCAGGCGAACGCCACCTGGACGCCGCTCGACTGA
- a CDS encoding ThuA domain-containing protein, whose translation MKTALTLLSVLAGFSLSAAHAAPPADAAQKIAAALPEKAYAKPAKARKLLVFSVTNGFHHDSIETGHMAFTELGKKTGAFEAVVSDDLENFEVEKLKGFDGVCFLSTTLEVFMPHPDKLKTMSPDEVKQAEERCARLQKNLLDFIKSGRAFVGIHAATDTFYKWPEYGDMIGGQFDGHPWTAGTLVSIKVEPGQEKNPLVAMFEGKNIEFKEEIYQMKSPPYDSKKQDVVLRLDTDKSPMDLKGIKRTDKDFGISWAKHFGKGRVFYSSLGHNHDIYFNPLVLKHYLAGIQWALGDYQVDVKN comes from the coding sequence ATGAAAACCGCCCTGACCCTCCTGTCCGTTCTCGCGGGCTTTTCGCTGTCCGCCGCGCACGCCGCGCCGCCAGCGGATGCCGCGCAGAAGATCGCCGCCGCCCTTCCCGAGAAGGCCTACGCCAAGCCCGCCAAGGCGCGGAAGCTGCTGGTCTTCTCCGTGACCAACGGCTTCCACCACGACTCGATCGAAACCGGCCACATGGCCTTCACCGAGCTCGGCAAGAAGACCGGCGCCTTCGAAGCGGTGGTCAGTGACGACTTGGAGAACTTCGAAGTCGAGAAGCTGAAGGGCTTCGACGGTGTGTGCTTCCTGAGCACCACGCTGGAGGTCTTCATGCCGCATCCGGACAAGCTCAAGACAATGAGCCCGGACGAGGTGAAGCAGGCCGAGGAACGCTGCGCCCGCCTGCAGAAGAACCTGCTCGATTTCATCAAGTCCGGCCGGGCCTTCGTGGGCATCCACGCCGCGACCGACACCTTCTACAAGTGGCCGGAATACGGTGACATGATCGGCGGCCAGTTCGACGGGCACCCGTGGACCGCTGGCACGCTGGTGAGCATCAAGGTGGAGCCGGGCCAGGAGAAGAACCCGCTGGTGGCGATGTTCGAGGGCAAGAACATCGAGTTCAAGGAGGAGATCTACCAGATGAAGTCGCCGCCGTATGACTCGAAGAAGCAGGACGTGGTGCTGCGCCTCGACACGGACAAGTCCCCGATGGACCTCAAAGGCATCAAGCGCACCGACAAGGACTTCGGCATCTCGTGGGCGAAGCACTTCGGCAAGGGCCGGGTGTTCTATTCCTCGCTGGGCCACAACCACGACATCTACTTCAATCCGCTCGTGCTGAAGCATTACCTCGCCGGCATCCAGTGGGCGCTGGGTGACTACCAGGTGGATGTGAAGAATTGA